In Vicia villosa cultivar HV-30 ecotype Madison, WI unplaced genomic scaffold, Vvil1.0 ctg.000393F_1_1, whole genome shotgun sequence, a single genomic region encodes these proteins:
- the LOC131627645 gene encoding S-adenosyl-L-methionine:benzoic acid/salicylic acid carboxyl methyltransferase 3-like, with amino-acid sequence MDQVYMKGGHGEESYANNSLVQGDVISSTKLIREEAITSLYSSTLPSSLAIADMGCSSGPNTLSVVTEIIKVVEKLCKKLNHLSPEYKIYLNDLAGNDFNSVFKSLDNFKEKLSDEIKTEIGNCYFFGVPGSFYGRVFPDRSLHFVHSSYSLHWLSKVPEGLNNKGAIYIQSNSPSNVIKAYYEQFQRDFSFFIKCRAEEIVERGGMVLTFLGRKGDDARSKDCCFISELFATVLNDMVLEGIIDEDHLTTFNNPNYYPSPHEVKLEVLNEGSFDINHLEVSDIDVNASNDHSAYKFTQSMRAVFEPVLISHFGEPIIEEAFSRYQEKVTDIMAKEIIKTTYFTLSLTRKS; translated from the exons ATGGATCAGGTGTACATGAAAGGAGGCCATGGAGAAGAAAGCTATGCAAATAACTCATTGGTTCAG GGAGACGTGATTTCTTCTACAAAGCTCATAAGAGAGGAAGCCATAACTAGTCTATATTCCAGCACACTTCCTAGTAGCCTTGCAATTGCAGATATGGGTTGTTCTTCTGGCCCAAACACTTTATCAGTGGTGACAGAAATTATCAAGGTTGTGGAAAAGCTTTGTAAAAAACTGAATCATTTGTCTCCCGAATACAAAATATATTTGAATGACCTCGCAGGAAATGACTTCAACAGTGTCTTTAAGTCACTTGACAACTTCAAAGAGAAGCTATCTGATGAAATCAAAACTGAAATAGGCAATTGCTATTTCTTTGGTGTACCCGGTTCTTTCTATGGTAGAGTTTTTCCTGATCGAAGTCTGCATTTCGTCCACTCCTCTTATAGTCTTCACTGGTTATCAAAG GTTCCGGAGGGTTTAAACAATAAAGGTGCTATTTACATCCAAAGCAATAGTCCTTCGAATGTTATCAAAGCTTACTATGAGCAATTTCAAAGAGACTTTTCATTTTTCATCAAGTGTCGCGCAGAGGAAATAGTTGAAAGGGGTGGCATGGTTCTAACTTTTTTAGGAAGAAAAGGCGACGATGCGAGAAGCAAGGATTGTTGCTTCATTTCTGAGCTTTTTGCCACTGTTCTTAATGACATGGTTTTAGAG GGAATTATAGATGAGGATCATTTGACTACTTTCAACAATCCCAATTACTATCCGTctcctcatgaagtgaaattagaAGTTCTCAATGAAGGATCGTTTGACATCAATCACTTGGAGGTGTCAGATATAGATGTAAATGCTTCTAATGATCATAGTGCATATAAATTTACTCAATCCATGAGGGCTGTGTTTGAACCTGTGCTAATTAGCCATTTTGGCGAACCTATCATTGAAGAAGCTTTTAGCCGCTATCAAGAAAAAGTGACAGATATAATGGCCAAGGAAATAATAAAGACGACTTATTTTACCTTGTCATTGACTAGGAAATCATAA
- the LOC131627644 gene encoding mitochondrial intermembrane space import and assembly protein 40 homolog, which produces MGQAESAEAQPLTTTTVDSSSNSNSPSLESVIAEAAAYGNQNTANVEEMAQKALECPCIADLRSGACGGQFSKAFLCFLKSTSEEKGSDCVSPFVALQSCIKANPDAFSKDILGEGESSKSEPVQEYKITPPDWAKESRRSKKSKSKL; this is translated from the exons ATGGGTCAAGCTGAAAGCGCTGAAGCACAACCACTCACCACAACCACAGTGGATTCGAGTTCAAATTCCAATTCCCCTTCTCTGGAATCTGTAATCGCAG aaGCTGCTGCATATGGAAATCAAAACACTGCG aaTGTTGAGGAAATGGCTCAGAAAGCTCTTGAATGCCCTTGTATTGCTGACCTAAGAAGTGGCGCTTGTGGGGGTCAATTCTCAAAGGCGTTTCTTTGTTTTCTCAAGAGTACTTCTGAAGAAAAG GGCTCGGACTGCGTAAGTCCATTTGTTGCTCTGCAGAGCTGCATCAAAGCCAATCCAGATGCGTTCTCTAAGGACATTCTAGGCGAAGGTGAAAGCTCGAAGTCGGAGCCAGTCCAAGAATACAAAATAACTCCTCCTGATTGGGCTAAGGAATCTAGAAGATCTAAAAAATCAAAGTCGAAGCTTTAA